A single region of the Actinoplanes sp. SE50/110 genome encodes:
- a CDS encoding dienelactone hydrolase family protein: MKLVEDEVRIGEIRAVVVGPSGGGSFPGVLLYTDIFQLTESTLRSARRLASEGFVVCVPEIYPRGELAGVALAFDDAGKARGLAGAAATPTAQFDADRVAVLDYLQARADVSALLVTGFCIGGHLAFRAALDPRVSATVCFYPTGLQDGGLGADVADSLARAGEIRGRLMVVFGSRDPHVPSQARLRIVGALYAAGLDDAELHVYQGGEHAFMRDVGARHDPVLTDLALAEAVSFYRGR, translated from the coding sequence ATGAAGCTGGTCGAGGATGAGGTGCGAATCGGTGAGATTCGTGCGGTGGTGGTGGGGCCGTCCGGTGGTGGGTCGTTTCCCGGGGTGTTGTTGTACACCGACATTTTTCAGCTGACGGAGTCGACGTTGCGGTCGGCGCGCAGGCTGGCGTCGGAGGGTTTTGTGGTGTGTGTTCCGGAGATCTATCCGCGGGGTGAGCTGGCCGGGGTGGCGTTGGCGTTCGACGATGCGGGCAAGGCGCGGGGGTTGGCGGGTGCGGCGGCGACGCCGACGGCGCAGTTCGATGCCGATCGGGTGGCGGTGCTGGATTATCTGCAGGCCCGGGCGGATGTGTCGGCGCTGTTGGTGACGGGCTTCTGTATCGGTGGGCATCTGGCGTTCCGGGCGGCGTTGGATCCGCGGGTGTCGGCGACGGTGTGTTTTTATCCGACCGGTTTGCAGGATGGTGGGTTGGGTGCGGATGTGGCGGATTCGCTGGCGCGGGCCGGGGAGATCCGGGGGCGGTTGATGGTGGTGTTCGGGTCGCGGGATCCGCATGTTCCTTCGCAGGCGCGGCTGCGGATCGTGGGTGCGTTGTATGCGGCGGGGCTCGATGATGCGGAGTTGCATGTTTATCAGGGTGGGGAGCATGCGTTCATGCGGGATGTGGGTGCCCGGCATGATCCGGTGCTGACGGATCTGGCGTTGGCGGAGGCGGTTTCTTTTTACCGTGGGCGTTGA
- a CDS encoding GNAT family N-acetyltransferase, which produces MRLESARLVLRPFESGDAPGVHAVWNEREFLRFAPVGFRFAGADLSRVADWCARGEVFAGVERSSGRLACHVGLFGADWSAMTVEIHYWTAVWARGNGFAVEAARLVAGWALSVLGFARVTLQTDVRNVGSRRVARGAGFRFEGVLRNASWTRSGRADLAVFSVIPGDVGQ; this is translated from the coding sequence GTGAGGTTGGAGTCGGCGCGCCTGGTGTTGCGGCCGTTCGAGTCCGGGGATGCGCCGGGGGTGCATGCGGTGTGGAACGAGCGGGAGTTTCTGCGGTTCGCGCCGGTCGGTTTCCGGTTCGCGGGTGCGGATCTGTCCCGGGTGGCGGACTGGTGTGCCCGGGGTGAGGTGTTCGCCGGGGTGGAGCGGTCCAGTGGGCGGTTGGCGTGTCATGTGGGGTTGTTCGGGGCGGACTGGTCGGCGATGACGGTGGAGATTCATTACTGGACGGCGGTGTGGGCGCGCGGTAATGGTTTCGCGGTGGAGGCGGCGCGGTTGGTGGCGGGGTGGGCGTTGTCGGTGTTGGGGTTCGCGCGGGTGACGTTGCAGACGGATGTGCGGAATGTGGGTTCGCGGCGGGTGGCGCGGGGGGCGGGTTTCCGGTTCGAGGGGGTGTTGCGGAATGCGTCGTGGACGCGGTCGGGGCGGGCTGATCTGGCGGTGTTCAGTGTGATTCCGGGGGATGTGGGTCAGTAG
- a CDS encoding tyrosine-type recombinase/integrase yields the protein MQHEPSVDPPSPLSDLVEEFLAARATRKPSAHTLAAYRRDLSLVLRQVSPAPADPADLSPRLLRAAFARFAADRAPASVARAWSSWNAFFTFLVTEGVVAGNPMSAVDKPRMVAHSPKPLRGEDTPEQLLRVASVADERQRDPWPERDVLVLALALCAGLRLSELLGLTVGAVSGRDGERRIEVAGKGGRPRSVPIDAGLDAAVARYVASRRVRFGRVASVDRLLVDRHGAPLQRGGLQYLVRSCFRRAGIGDRVPRGAQLHALRHTFATRLAEDGANASEIMRLLGHASLATSQNYIEVTAEQQRAAIQSNRTNRVLRELA from the coding sequence ATGCAGCACGAACCATCTGTCGATCCGCCCTCTCCCCTTTCTGACCTGGTCGAGGAGTTCCTCGCCGCGCGGGCCACGCGGAAGCCGTCGGCGCACACTCTCGCTGCGTATCGGCGCGATCTGTCCCTGGTGTTGCGGCAGGTGTCCCCCGCGCCGGCCGATCCGGCGGACCTCTCCCCTCGCCTGTTGCGGGCGGCGTTCGCGCGTTTCGCGGCGGACCGCGCCCCCGCTTCCGTGGCGCGTGCCTGGTCGTCGTGGAATGCGTTTTTCACGTTTCTGGTGACCGAGGGTGTGGTGGCGGGCAATCCGATGTCGGCGGTGGACAAGCCGCGGATGGTGGCGCACTCCCCCAAGCCGTTGCGGGGTGAGGACACGCCGGAGCAATTGTTGCGGGTGGCGAGTGTCGCGGATGAGCGTCAGCGTGATCCGTGGCCGGAGCGGGATGTGCTGGTTCTGGCGTTGGCTCTGTGTGCCGGGTTGCGGCTTTCGGAGTTGCTGGGGTTGACCGTCGGTGCGGTGTCGGGTCGTGATGGTGAGCGGCGGATCGAGGTGGCCGGTAAGGGTGGGCGGCCGCGGTCGGTGCCGATCGATGCGGGGCTGGATGCCGCGGTGGCGCGGTATGTGGCGAGCCGGCGGGTGCGGTTCGGTCGGGTGGCGAGTGTGGATCGGTTGCTGGTGGATCGGCATGGGGCGCCGTTGCAGCGGGGTGGTCTGCAGTATCTGGTGCGGTCGTGTTTCCGGCGGGCGGGTATCGGTGACCGGGTGCCGCGGGGTGCGCAGTTGCATGCATTGCGGCATACCTTTGCGACGCGTCTTGCCGAGGATGGGGCGAATGCGTCGGAGATCATGCGGCTGTTGGGGCATGCGTCGTTGGCGACGTCGCAGAACTATATCGAGGTGACGGCGGAGCAGCAGCGGGCGGCGATCCAGTCGAATCGTACGAACCGGGTGTTGCGCGAGTTGGCGTGA
- a CDS encoding bifunctional 2-polyprenyl-6-hydroxyphenol methylase/3-demethylubiquinol 3-O-methyltransferase UbiG, translating to MSDYDERYRSGNTPWEIGKPQPALTALLEHGVRGPKVLDLGCGTGDLACTLARRGYHVTGIDISPTAIERARQKAAGLTATFHVQDATKLDLPNKPFDTIFDSGLLHNLHRNGGPVDQYLAQLPELAEPGTLLYILAISATAGQGWTITREYLQENLPEPTWTDTRIKDVTVTAQVDDTTITMPAYLLRTARSY from the coding sequence ATGAGCGACTACGACGAACGCTACCGCAGCGGCAACACACCCTGGGAGATCGGGAAACCACAACCCGCCCTCACCGCACTGCTCGAACACGGCGTCCGCGGACCCAAAGTCCTCGACCTCGGCTGCGGCACCGGCGACCTCGCCTGCACCCTCGCCCGCCGCGGATACCACGTCACCGGCATCGACATCTCGCCCACCGCCATCGAACGCGCCCGCCAGAAAGCCGCCGGACTCACCGCCACCTTCCACGTGCAGGACGCCACCAAACTCGACCTGCCCAACAAACCGTTCGACACCATCTTCGACTCCGGCCTGCTGCACAACCTGCACCGCAACGGCGGACCCGTCGACCAGTACCTCGCCCAACTCCCCGAACTCGCCGAACCCGGCACCCTGCTCTACATCCTCGCCATCTCCGCCACCGCCGGACAGGGATGGACCATCACCCGCGAATACCTCCAGGAAAACCTCCCCGAACCCACCTGGACCGACACCAGAATCAAAGACGTCACCGTCACCGCCCAGGTCGACGACACCACCATCACCATGCCCGCCTACCTACTGCGCACCGCCCGCTCCTACTGA
- a CDS encoding ABC-F family ATP-binding cassette domain-containing protein has product MPAHLKATGLARTHDGDLLFSGVDLILQDGDRYGLVGPNGAGKTTLLRVLAGDLPPTHGTVTRTPGTRIAHVTQQIPDPDHTVGAYLTAGLGELATVTTTMRTLENRLAAGADVLDAYARAQERWTALQGWTAETRLTEIRQRLDIDHLDDTLPLATVSGGEQARLMLARALLSHPHLLLLDEPTNHLDTDGATWLRDWLQQFPGGVLTVSHDRAFLDATVTRIIELDGIDEHPQDYPGGGYTAYRQEKQRRWERLLLDYEAQEKDRLRWETDIERTKNHARGVENTVRSGAEAPHLRRVARRVARKAKVRERRLRRQMASVRWIAEPRRRPPLTLAFPDDDGDPADTVLAIRDLTLGFGERTLLDHIDLDVTRGDRILITGRNGTGKTTLLRAIAAGHPDVAVLPQTTDHLRTDTTVLDHFRAHVPVYADDAERLLTGHQFDPDQWTARLRDLSAGELRRLLLAILVNSPARILLLDEPTNFLDFDALDVIEEALRRYRGTLLTVTHDHYFADAVGHTRHWHVADRTVIEN; this is encoded by the coding sequence ATGCCCGCCCACCTCAAAGCCACCGGGCTGGCCCGCACCCACGACGGCGACCTGCTGTTCTCCGGCGTCGACCTGATCCTGCAGGACGGCGACCGCTACGGCCTCGTCGGCCCCAACGGCGCCGGCAAAACCACCCTGCTGCGCGTGCTCGCCGGCGACCTGCCACCCACCCACGGCACCGTCACCCGCACCCCCGGAACCCGCATCGCCCACGTCACCCAGCAGATCCCCGACCCCGACCACACCGTCGGCGCCTACCTCACCGCCGGCCTCGGCGAACTCGCCACCGTCACCACCACCATGCGCACCCTGGAGAACCGGCTCGCCGCCGGCGCCGACGTCCTCGACGCCTACGCCCGGGCCCAGGAACGCTGGACCGCCCTGCAAGGCTGGACCGCCGAAACCCGCCTCACCGAAATCCGCCAGCGCCTCGACATCGACCACCTCGACGACACCCTGCCCCTGGCCACCGTCTCCGGCGGCGAACAGGCCCGCCTCATGCTCGCCCGCGCCCTGCTCTCCCACCCCCACCTGCTGCTCCTCGACGAACCCACCAACCACCTCGACACCGACGGCGCCACCTGGCTGCGCGACTGGCTCCAGCAATTCCCCGGCGGCGTGCTCACCGTCAGCCACGACCGCGCCTTCCTCGACGCCACCGTCACCCGCATCATCGAACTCGACGGCATCGACGAACACCCCCAGGACTATCCCGGCGGCGGCTACACCGCCTACCGCCAGGAAAAACAACGTCGCTGGGAACGCCTGCTGCTCGACTACGAAGCCCAGGAGAAGGACCGCCTGCGCTGGGAAACCGACATCGAACGCACCAAGAACCACGCCCGCGGCGTCGAGAACACCGTCCGCTCCGGCGCCGAAGCCCCCCACCTGCGCCGCGTCGCCCGCCGCGTCGCCCGCAAAGCCAAAGTCAGAGAACGCCGGCTCCGCCGCCAGATGGCCTCCGTACGATGGATCGCCGAACCCCGCCGCCGCCCACCCCTGACCCTCGCCTTCCCCGACGACGACGGCGACCCCGCCGACACCGTCCTGGCAATCCGCGACCTCACCCTCGGCTTCGGCGAGCGCACCCTGCTCGACCACATCGACCTCGACGTCACCCGTGGCGACCGGATCCTGATCACCGGCCGCAACGGCACCGGCAAAACCACCCTGCTGCGCGCCATCGCCGCCGGCCACCCCGACGTCGCCGTCCTCCCGCAGACCACCGACCACCTGCGCACCGACACCACCGTCCTGGACCACTTCCGCGCCCACGTCCCGGTCTACGCCGACGACGCCGAACGCCTGCTCACCGGCCACCAGTTCGACCCCGACCAGTGGACCGCCCGGCTGCGCGACCTGTCCGCCGGCGAACTACGCCGCCTGCTGCTCGCCATCCTCGTCAACAGTCCCGCCCGCATCCTGCTCCTCGACGAACCCACCAACTTCCTCGACTTCGACGCCCTCGACGTCATCGAGGAAGCCCTGCGCCGCTACCGCGGCACCCTGCTCACCGTCACCCACGACCACTACTTCGCCGACGCCGTCGGACACACCCGCCACTGGCATGTCGCCGACCGCACCGTGATCGAGAACTGA
- a CDS encoding tyrosine-type recombinase/integrase translates to MDPMSLLPHVTASATRFTDAWLENRRLSDHTRDAYRRDVTTWLTWCTEHHLDPLQATFLDVNAYARGLEARPMAAATVARKLSGLSSWYAFLVKLRVVTGNPVADADRPYVDRDHSATIGLTPDEVDNLLAAADRQDGPAAVRHRAVLTLLADLGLRVGELVSLDLTDLGWERGHRTVRFTGKGGRPRRRVLTPSAAAALDTYLRVRGTQPGPLFATTTGARLDRHAVFRLVRRLAAEAGIAGADKLSPHSLRHAFATTARAEGVPLEDVQDAMGHADPRTTRRYDRDRHNLDRDPAYTIAAARDRRRTA, encoded by the coding sequence ATGGACCCCATGTCGCTGCTGCCCCACGTCACCGCGTCAGCCACCCGCTTCACCGACGCCTGGCTGGAAAACCGGCGACTGTCCGACCACACCCGCGACGCCTACCGCCGCGACGTCACCACCTGGCTCACCTGGTGCACCGAACACCACCTCGACCCCCTGCAGGCCACCTTCCTCGACGTCAACGCCTACGCCCGCGGCCTGGAAGCCCGCCCCATGGCCGCCGCCACCGTCGCCCGCAAACTCTCCGGGCTCTCCAGCTGGTACGCCTTCCTCGTCAAACTCCGCGTCGTCACCGGCAACCCCGTCGCCGACGCCGACCGCCCCTACGTCGACCGCGACCACTCCGCCACCATCGGCCTGACCCCCGACGAAGTCGACAACCTGCTGGCCGCCGCCGACCGCCAGGACGGACCCGCCGCCGTGCGCCACCGCGCCGTGCTCACCCTGCTCGCCGACCTCGGCCTGCGCGTCGGCGAACTCGTCAGCCTCGACCTCACCGACCTCGGCTGGGAGCGCGGCCACCGCACCGTCCGCTTCACCGGCAAAGGCGGCCGCCCCCGCCGCCGCGTCCTGACCCCCAGCGCCGCCGCCGCCCTCGACACCTACCTCCGCGTCCGCGGCACCCAGCCCGGCCCCCTGTTCGCCACCACCACCGGCGCCCGCCTCGACCGGCACGCCGTCTTCCGCCTCGTCCGGCGCCTGGCCGCCGAAGCCGGCATCGCCGGCGCCGACAAACTCTCCCCACACTCGCTACGCCACGCCTTCGCCACCACCGCCCGCGCCGAAGGCGTACCCCTCGAAGACGTCCAGGACGCCATGGGCCACGCCGACCCACGCACCACCCGCCGCTACGACCGCGACCGCCACAACCTCGACCGCGACCCCGCCTACACCATCGCCGCCGCCCGCGACCGCCGCCGCACCGCCTAG
- a CDS encoding undecaprenyl-diphosphate phosphatase — translation MGAVEGVTEFLPVSSTGHLTILEKLLGYRLDDPDITAFTVIIQSGAVLATIIFLMKDILRIVPAFFKGLTNADARKHPDYRFALAVILGSIPIVIAGLTFKDAIETTLRSLWFVAIALIVWSAVMAFADYAATQVRHEDDVTWKDALIIGTVQCLAVIPGISRSGSTMSAGLLRDLDRVTVTKLSFFLSVPALTGASLLQGYEEYDNISHGVGWTNTIVATAVSFIVAYFAVTWLLKFVAKHSYRIFIFYRLALGALLLLLLGTGTISAQ, via the coding sequence ATGGGCGCGGTGGAAGGCGTCACCGAATTCCTCCCGGTCTCCAGCACCGGACACCTGACCATCCTGGAAAAACTGCTCGGCTACCGCCTCGACGACCCGGACATCACCGCCTTCACCGTGATCATCCAGTCCGGCGCCGTCCTGGCCACCATCATCTTCCTGATGAAGGACATCCTGCGGATCGTCCCGGCCTTCTTCAAAGGCCTCACCAACGCCGACGCCCGCAAACACCCCGACTACCGATTCGCCCTGGCCGTCATCCTCGGCTCGATCCCCATCGTGATCGCCGGACTCACCTTCAAAGACGCCATCGAAACCACCCTGCGCAGCCTCTGGTTCGTCGCCATCGCCCTGATCGTCTGGTCAGCCGTCATGGCCTTCGCCGACTACGCCGCCACCCAGGTCCGCCACGAAGACGACGTCACCTGGAAAGACGCCCTCATCATCGGCACCGTCCAGTGCCTGGCCGTCATCCCCGGCATCTCCCGCTCCGGCTCCACCATGTCCGCCGGCCTGCTGCGCGACCTCGACCGGGTCACCGTCACCAAACTCTCGTTCTTCCTGTCCGTGCCCGCCCTCACCGGCGCCTCACTGCTGCAGGGCTACGAGGAATACGACAACATCTCCCACGGCGTCGGCTGGACCAACACCATCGTCGCCACCGCCGTGAGCTTCATCGTCGCCTACTTCGCCGTGACCTGGCTGCTCAAATTCGTCGCCAAGCACTCCTACCGCATCTTCATCTTCTACCGCCTCGCCCTCGGCGCCCTGCTCCTGCTGCTGCTGGGCACCGGCACCATCAGCGCCCAGTAA
- a CDS encoding dihydrofolate reductase family protein has translation MAKLVSTLFISADGVAEIDPAWHFPYFDDNMGRAVSEDYETADVLLLGRSTYDSFAGAWPLREAGGEDDAPFAKQLGDTRKVVVSRQSLEFTWRNSELLGGELAAGVAALKADPQVKGILVPGSISVVQQLLAAGLVDELRLLVHPVAARRGRRLFDEGDTAYHLKVVSTEAFPTGVLRVIYAPGEAPFVAGYEETKGKV, from the coding sequence ATGGCGAAGCTGGTCTCGACACTGTTCATTTCGGCCGATGGGGTGGCCGAGATTGATCCCGCATGGCATTTCCCGTACTTCGACGACAACATGGGCCGCGCGGTCAGCGAGGACTACGAGACCGCGGACGTGCTGCTGCTGGGCCGATCGACGTACGACAGTTTCGCCGGGGCGTGGCCGCTGCGCGAGGCCGGCGGCGAGGACGACGCGCCGTTCGCCAAGCAGCTCGGCGACACCCGCAAGGTGGTGGTGTCCCGGCAGTCGCTGGAGTTCACCTGGCGCAACTCGGAGCTGCTCGGCGGGGAGCTGGCCGCGGGTGTGGCGGCGCTCAAGGCCGACCCGCAGGTCAAGGGCATCCTGGTGCCCGGGTCGATCTCGGTGGTGCAGCAGCTGCTGGCCGCCGGGCTGGTCGACGAGCTGCGCCTGCTGGTGCATCCGGTCGCCGCGCGGCGGGGGCGGCGGCTGTTCGACGAGGGGGACACGGCGTACCACCTGAAGGTGGTGAGCACCGAGGCGTTCCCGACCGGGGTGCTACGGGTGATCTATGCGCCGGGTGAGGCGCCGTTCGTGGCCGGCTACGAGGAGACCAAGGGCAAGGTCTGA
- a CDS encoding metallophosphoesterase, translating to MRLAVISDVHGNLPALDAVLAAIAADGVDLTVNLGDLLSGYVQPAETADRLIAADLVTVAGNHERQVLTLPEDRQGMADRITTGLLTGAHRAWLAALPAVVSPAPGVLAFHGTPTDDLQYLLHTVTADGVRDATGDEVRERLGAAAAGPALLLCGHTHLAGSLRLPGGPLIVNPGSVGWPAYTDDRPFEHQMAAGSPHARYAVVDDASGRWEAQLRAVEYPWEVAAGFAEGFGRPDVARALRTGRN from the coding sequence ATGCGGCTTGCGGTGATCTCCGATGTGCACGGCAATCTGCCGGCGTTGGACGCGGTGCTCGCGGCGATCGCCGCGGACGGCGTCGATCTGACCGTCAACCTGGGTGATCTGCTGTCGGGCTATGTGCAGCCGGCCGAGACCGCGGACCGGTTGATCGCCGCGGATCTGGTGACGGTGGCCGGCAACCACGAGCGGCAGGTGCTGACTCTGCCCGAGGATCGCCAGGGCATGGCGGACCGGATCACCACCGGGTTGCTGACCGGTGCGCATCGGGCGTGGCTGGCGGCGCTGCCGGCGGTGGTGTCGCCCGCACCGGGGGTGCTGGCGTTTCACGGCACGCCCACCGACGACCTGCAGTATCTGCTGCACACGGTCACCGCGGACGGGGTTCGGGACGCGACCGGGGACGAGGTGCGTGAGCGGCTCGGTGCGGCGGCCGCCGGGCCGGCGCTGCTGCTGTGCGGGCACACCCATCTGGCCGGATCGCTGCGGCTGCCGGGCGGGCCGCTGATCGTGAACCCCGGCAGTGTCGGCTGGCCGGCGTACACCGATGACCGGCCGTTCGAGCACCAGATGGCGGCCGGCAGCCCGCATGCCCGGTATGCGGTGGTCGACGATGCGTCGGGCCGGTGGGAGGCGCAGTTGCGGGCGGTGGAGTATCCGTGGGAGGTCGCCGCCGGGTTCGCCGAGGGTTTCGGGCGCCCGGATGTGGCGCGGGCGTTGCGGACGGGGAGGAACTGA
- a CDS encoding phosphohydrolase produces the protein MAAATLSGALRDPCVPRLRLLPPEVADLLVSMQAPPRLGAHLRAVHDVAWELTGWLAAAYPGLVFDRAAVLFGAATHDIGKVWHPRELSGPGSRHESAGQRLLLAAGVAPRLARFAASHGVWDAPGLGVEDLLVAVADKVWKAKRVPDLEQLVVERLVAVSGREPWSVFLTLDDQLDVLAAGADARLAYQNGFPVAVG, from the coding sequence ATGGCTGCGGCCACGTTGAGCGGGGCGTTGCGGGATCCGTGCGTACCGCGGCTGCGGTTGTTGCCGCCGGAGGTGGCTGATCTTCTGGTGTCGATGCAGGCACCACCGCGGCTGGGCGCGCATCTGCGGGCGGTGCACGATGTGGCGTGGGAGTTGACCGGCTGGCTCGCCGCGGCGTATCCGGGGCTGGTCTTCGATCGGGCGGCGGTGCTGTTCGGGGCGGCCACGCACGACATCGGCAAGGTGTGGCATCCGCGGGAGTTGTCGGGTCCGGGGTCGCGGCATGAGTCGGCCGGGCAGCGGCTGCTCCTGGCGGCGGGGGTGGCGCCGCGGCTGGCCCGGTTCGCGGCCAGTCACGGGGTGTGGGATGCGCCGGGGCTGGGCGTGGAGGATCTGCTGGTCGCCGTCGCCGACAAGGTGTGGAAGGCGAAGCGGGTGCCGGATCTGGAGCAGCTGGTGGTGGAGCGGCTGGTGGCGGTGTCCGGGCGTGAGCCGTGGTCGGTGTTTCTGACCTTGGATGATCAGCTGGATGTGCTGGCGGCGGGGGCGGACGCCCGGTTGGCGTATCAAAATGGGTTTCCCGTCGCCGTAGGGTGA
- a CDS encoding NUDIX domain-containing protein, with the protein MPIPAFVLALRAKLGHDPLPLNGVIAVVLDENNRILLVRRSDTGEWALTTGCLEPGEQPADGALREVFEETGVRARVERLLSVEALDLSVAPNGDQIYWLAIGLLCRSVEGDARVNDDESVEVGWFDPDSVPPLPAHQARCLALALSDDAGPWFAAPLD; encoded by the coding sequence ATGCCGATCCCCGCATTCGTCCTCGCCCTGCGCGCCAAGCTCGGGCACGACCCACTGCCCTTGAACGGTGTGATCGCCGTGGTGCTCGACGAGAACAACCGGATCCTGCTCGTCCGGCGCTCCGACACCGGCGAATGGGCCCTCACCACCGGATGCCTCGAACCCGGCGAACAACCCGCCGACGGCGCGCTCCGCGAGGTCTTCGAGGAAACCGGTGTCCGCGCACGGGTGGAACGCCTGCTTTCCGTGGAGGCGCTGGATCTGTCGGTCGCACCCAACGGCGATCAGATCTACTGGCTCGCCATCGGTTTGCTGTGCCGGTCCGTCGAGGGTGACGCCCGGGTCAACGACGATGAATCCGTCGAGGTGGGCTGGTTCGATCCGGATTCGGTGCCGCCGTTGCCGGCGCACCAGGCGCGATGTCTGGCGCTCGCGTTGTCTGACGACGCCGGTCCCTGGTTTGCCGCTCCCCTGGATTGA
- a CDS encoding DUF998 domain-containing protein, which produces MINSQTAATAALIALAAYLIIITALHVLPTGYRLADHAVSDYGVGRYARLFHTGLIVNSLGVLALAAALALAPNLDPPTTPLVYLVLLPVARIGIAVFPTDLEGRGLTPTGIAHYLSAIAAFTLTYLAIDGLTPTLRAATSHPDVPHWLAIATPVLLAAVAVTMFRPLRRLFGVTERLFLLVTNAWYVAAALIVLAR; this is translated from the coding sequence ATGATCAATTCGCAGACCGCTGCCACCGCGGCTCTCATCGCGCTCGCCGCCTACCTGATCATCATCACCGCGCTGCACGTCCTGCCGACCGGATACCGGCTGGCCGACCACGCCGTCAGCGACTACGGCGTGGGCCGGTACGCCCGCCTGTTCCACACCGGCCTGATCGTCAACTCGCTGGGCGTCCTCGCGCTCGCGGCCGCCCTGGCCCTCGCACCGAACCTGGACCCGCCCACGACTCCCCTGGTCTACCTGGTGCTGCTGCCGGTAGCCAGGATCGGCATCGCCGTCTTCCCGACCGACCTCGAAGGCCGCGGGCTCACACCGACCGGCATCGCCCACTACCTGTCGGCCATCGCCGCGTTCACCCTCACCTACCTCGCCATCGACGGCCTCACCCCCACGCTGCGCGCCGCCACCTCACACCCCGACGTGCCACATTGGCTCGCCATCGCGACGCCCGTACTGCTCGCCGCCGTCGCCGTCACCATGTTCCGGCCACTACGCCGGCTCTTCGGGGTCACCGAGCGGCTGTTCCTTCTGGTCACGAACGCCTGGTACGTCGCCGCTGCCCTCATCGTCCTGGCCCGCTGA
- a CDS encoding PLP-dependent aminotransferase family protein has product MRVSAVASSPVRDLLALVDRPEVISFAGGLPAPEMFDVPGWRAAFDAALSGPAARRHLQYAPTEGDPRLRELVAARMAGRGLATGAGDLLVTTGSQQGLTLVAAALLEPGSTVVVQEPTYLAALQCFAMAGARVVSVPSDEQGVDPAALAEVLVRERPALVYLVPTFANPTGATMSAARRAQVAAVAAGHEVWIVEDDPYGELRYRGTPLAPLTTYGDRGIYLGSLSKIGAPGLRLGWVRTPAALRSALVIAKQAADLHTSTIDQAAAAAYLAATDLDDHVRRLCDGYRLRRDTMLAGLQGITPGGTSWTDPDGGMFVWVRLPEGTDTTALLPVALRHDVAFVPGAPFYAGRPDPATLRLSFTTGTPEQITEGLGRLGRAIDAAFDMLAGSDT; this is encoded by the coding sequence ATGCGTGTTTCCGCTGTTGCCAGCTCCCCCGTGCGTGATCTGTTGGCGCTCGTCGACCGGCCGGAGGTGATCTCGTTCGCCGGTGGGCTGCCGGCGCCGGAGATGTTCGATGTGCCGGGGTGGCGGGCGGCGTTCGACGCGGCGTTGAGCGGGCCGGCCGCGCGCCGGCATCTGCAGTATGCGCCGACCGAGGGTGATCCGCGGTTGCGGGAGTTGGTCGCGGCCCGGATGGCCGGGCGCGGGTTGGCGACCGGGGCCGGTGACCTGTTGGTGACGACCGGGTCGCAGCAGGGGTTGACGCTGGTGGCGGCGGCGTTGCTGGAGCCGGGGTCGACGGTGGTGGTGCAGGAGCCGACGTATCTGGCGGCGTTGCAGTGTTTCGCGATGGCCGGGGCGCGGGTCGTGTCGGTGCCCTCCGATGAGCAGGGGGTGGATCCGGCGGCTCTGGCGGAGGTTCTCGTGCGGGAGCGGCCGGCGCTGGTGTATCTGGTGCCGACGTTCGCGAATCCGACCGGGGCGACGATGAGTGCGGCGCGGCGGGCGCAGGTGGCCGCGGTGGCGGCCGGGCACGAGGTGTGGATCGTGGAGGACGACCCGTACGGCGAGTTGCGGTATCGCGGGACGCCGCTGGCGCCGCTCACGACGTACGGTGATCGGGGTATTTATCTGGGTAGTTTGTCGAAGATCGGTGCGCCGGGGCTGCGGCTGGGTTGGGTGCGCACCCCGGCGGCGCTGCGGTCGGCGCTGGTGATCGCGAAGCAGGCGGCCGATCTGCACACGTCCACGATCGATCAGGCCGCGGCGGCGGCCTATCTGGCGGCCACCGACCTTGACGATCATGTGCGCCGGCTGTGCGACGGGTATCGGTTGCGGCGCGACACCATGCTCGCCGGACTGCAGGGGATCACCCCGGGTGGTACGTCGTGGACCGATCCGGACGGCGGCATGTTCGTCTGGGTGCGGCTGCCGGAGGGCACCGACACGACCGCGCTGCTGCCCGTCGCGTTGCGGCACGACGTGGCGTTCGTACCCGGCGCGCCGTTCTACGCCGGCCGGCCGGACCCGGCCACGCTGCGGCTGTCGTTCACCACCGGCACGCCGGAGCAGATCACCGAGGGTCTGGGTCGGCTGGGGCGTGCGATCGACGCCGCATTTGACATGCTGGCGGGGTCCGACACGTGA